A window of Paenibacillus phoenicis genomic DNA:
CCCATCTCGGCTTTATTTTTCAGGAATACAATTTGCTGGATACGTTAACGGTCAAAGAAAACGTGCTGCTGCCGCTCTCGATCAAGAACGTCTCCCGCAAGGAGGCGGACCTGAAGTTTCAGGAGATCGCCACCGAGCTTGGCATTTACGAAATTAAAGACAAGTATCCCAATGAAATATCGGGGGGACAAAAGCAGCGGACTTCCGCCGCACGGGCGTTTATCCACGATCCGAGCATTATTTTTGCCGATGAGCCGACGGGCGCACTGGATTCGAAATCAGCTTCCGATTTGCTAAATAAGCTGAGCGAGCTCAACCGGAAAATCGCGGCAACGATTATTATGGTCACCCATGATCCGGTGGCGGCAAGCTACACCAGTCGCGTCGTGTTTATCAAGGATGGACAAATTTATTCGCAGCTGAATAAAGGCGACGAGTCGCGACAGTCGTTCTTCAACGACATCATCAAAGCGCAGGGCGTATTGGGCGGGGTGCAGGAATGAGTCTGACCCATCTGATTTACCGCAATCTCAAGAAAAATCTAAAAAACTACTACTTGTACGTGTTCGCCTTAATTTTCAGCGTGGCGCTTTACTTCGCATTTGTCACCTTGCAATATGACCCGGCTTTGGACGAAATAAAGGGGTCCGTAAAAGGGGCCGCCGGATTAAAAGCCGCATCGGTGCTGCTCATCGTAATTGTGACCATCTTTTTGCTGTATGCTAATACCATCTTTATTAAGCGGCGAAGTAAGGAGATTGGTCTCTTTCAATTAATCGGGTTAACGAAAGGGAAGATCTTTCGTATTCTCAGCAGCGAAAACCTGATTCTGTATTTCGGCTCTATGCTGATCGGCATCTTCGTTGGATTTTCCTGCTCCCGGCTGCTGCTGATGATCTTGTTCCAGATCATTGGACTTGAGGCTGCGGCAACGCTGCGCTTCTCCTCGCAGGCGCTGATACAGACCGTCGAGGTCTTTGTGGCGATCTACCTGCTAATTATGCTGATGAACTACACGTTCATCAAACGACAAAGCATTTTGTCGCTGTTCCGAGCGACATCCACTACGGAGAATGTGTATCGTAAAATGCCCTTATCCGAAATTGTCATCGGCATTCTGGGAATCGGGCTGATCCTTTATGGTTACCGGATTTCGGCGGATCTGTTCAGCGGCGACTACACGGAAATGCGGGAGCTCTTCCTCGCCATGATTCGGATCCTAGGTTCGGTGATCGTCGGCACGTACCTGTTCTATAAAGGTTCGGTTAGTTTTATTTTCAATCTGGTTCGTAAGGCGAAAGGGGGATATCTCTCGTTAAATGAGGTGCTGTCCCTCTCCTCGATCATGTTCCGCATGAAATCTAACGCATTGCTGCTGACCATCATCACGACGGTGTCCGCTTTGGCCATCGGTTTGTTGTCGCTAAGCTACATTTCTTATTACTCAACGGAAAAAACCGCTCAGCAAACCGTACCCCATCATTTCACTCTGTTAGATTCCAAGGACGTGGACGCTTTCGAG
This region includes:
- a CDS encoding ABC transporter ATP-binding protein, with protein sequence MAILEASKIHKSYGNKFNRQEVLKGIDLNVEKGEFVSIMGASGSGKTTLLNVLSSIDKVSLGSIKIEGKEFTGLKEKEFAEFRKSHLGFIFQEYNLLDTLTVKENVLLPLSIKNVSRKEADLKFQEIATELGIYEIKDKYPNEISGGQKQRTSAARAFIHDPSIIFADEPTGALDSKSASDLLNKLSELNRKIAATIIMVTHDPVAASYTSRVVFIKDGQIYSQLNKGDESRQSFFNDIIKAQGVLGGVQE
- a CDS encoding ABC transporter permease, whose translation is MSLTHLIYRNLKKNLKNYYLYVFALIFSVALYFAFVTLQYDPALDEIKGSVKGAAGLKAASVLLIVIVTIFLLYANTIFIKRRSKEIGLFQLIGLTKGKIFRILSSENLILYFGSMLIGIFVGFSCSRLLLMILFQIIGLEAAATLRFSSQALIQTVEVFVAIYLLIMLMNYTFIKRQSILSLFRATSTTENVYRKMPLSEIVIGILGIGLILYGYRISADLFSGDYTEMRELFLAMIRILGSVIVGTYLFYKGSVSFIFNLVRKAKGGYLSLNEVLSLSSIMFRMKSNALLLTIITTVSALAIGLLSLSYISYYSTEKTAQQTVPHHFTLLDSKDVDAFEQALKSAGIETRETQRQVVIAEADLSNLIGSALSGQNSQLTTLAVVDEQEVAGMDLGPKEALLAGSSNLLEQFMGLRSKGDMTIKGNSQSIPVTVIDTMKDAIVSIHFSSGLPSVILDHADFEQLMQDMNRELQSSYRVYYGIDIANPDSKQQADRIYHELGFDKKPGALSQIRIIMEQRSNMGLIMFIVGFLGLTFLITSGCILYFKQMGEGEEEKPSYTILRKLGFTPGNLLQGTQYKQLFNFGIPLVVGLSHSYFAVRSGWFLFGTELWTPMILVMLIYTALYSIFGLLSVLYYKRVIKESL